The Streptomyces cynarae genome contains a region encoding:
- a CDS encoding NUDIX hydrolase, which translates to MSLYDDAVLVLKSYEDQEELRQAYLDHLQAHQDGMWKSCADGHITASALVIDPEHGRVLLTLHKKIRMWLQMGGHCEPDDVTLADAARREATEESGIEGLILLPGGPVRLDRHHTPCAWHLDVQYAALAPAGAVEAISDESLDLRWFPYAEVADVADESVVRLLEATRARL; encoded by the coding sequence GTGAGCCTCTACGACGACGCGGTCCTCGTGCTCAAGTCCTACGAGGACCAGGAAGAGCTGCGCCAGGCCTATCTCGACCACCTCCAGGCGCACCAGGACGGCATGTGGAAGTCCTGTGCGGACGGACACATCACCGCGAGCGCACTGGTGATCGACCCCGAGCACGGCCGGGTACTCCTGACCCTGCACAAGAAGATCCGGATGTGGCTTCAGATGGGCGGCCACTGTGAGCCGGACGACGTGACGCTGGCGGACGCCGCACGCCGCGAGGCGACGGAGGAGTCGGGCATCGAGGGACTGATTCTGCTGCCCGGCGGGCCAGTGCGCCTGGACCGGCACCACACGCCGTGCGCCTGGCACCTCGACGTCCAGTACGCGGCGCTCGCCCCGGCCGGTGCGGTGGAGGCGATCAGCGACGAGTCCCTGGACCTGCGCTGGTTCCCGTACGCGGAGGTGGCGGACGTGGCGGACGAGTCCGTCGTACGGCTGCTGGAGGCGACGCGCGCCAGGCTGTGA
- a CDS encoding zinc-dependent metalloprotease, which produces MSDTPFGFGLPPEEPENGDEGKKKDPQSGGGQGPANPFGFGIPGAGGAGADNPLAAMFGSLNPTDLGAAFQQLGQMLSYEGGPVNWDMAKQIARQTVSQGTPDGTKDQSVSPGERSAVEEAVRLADLWLDDATSLPSGSGSAVAWSRAEWVEATLPVWKELVDPVAERVGAAMGDVLPEEMQAMAGPLIGMMRSMGGAMFGTQIGQAVGVLAGEVVGSTDIGLPLGPAGKAALLPLNIEVFGKDLGVPKEEVRLYLALREAAHQRLFAHVPWLRSHLFGAVEGYARGIKVDTAKLEDVVGQFDPQNPEELQQALQQGMFQPEDTPEQKAALARLETALALVEGWVDAVVHAAAKPRLASADALRETLRRRRASGGPAEQTFATLIGLELRPRRLRDASRLWASLTDARGVDGRDGLWAHPDMLPTASDLDDPDGFVHREQLDFSELDKMLGEAADGSAPKPDLKKKDDGAAEGDDAE; this is translated from the coding sequence GTGAGTGACACCCCATTCGGATTCGGCCTTCCGCCGGAGGAGCCGGAGAACGGCGACGAGGGCAAGAAGAAGGACCCGCAGAGCGGCGGTGGTCAGGGACCGGCCAACCCGTTCGGCTTCGGGATTCCCGGAGCCGGCGGTGCCGGCGCCGACAACCCGCTCGCAGCGATGTTCGGTTCCCTGAACCCCACCGACCTGGGCGCCGCCTTCCAGCAGCTGGGCCAGATGCTCTCCTACGAGGGCGGCCCGGTGAACTGGGACATGGCCAAGCAGATCGCCCGCCAGACGGTCTCCCAGGGCACCCCCGACGGCACCAAGGACCAGAGCGTGAGCCCCGGCGAGCGCTCCGCCGTGGAGGAGGCCGTCCGCCTGGCCGACCTGTGGCTCGACGACGCGACGTCGCTGCCGTCCGGCTCGGGCTCCGCGGTGGCCTGGAGCCGCGCGGAGTGGGTCGAGGCGACCCTGCCGGTGTGGAAGGAGCTCGTCGACCCGGTCGCCGAGCGCGTCGGCGCGGCCATGGGCGACGTCCTGCCGGAGGAGATGCAGGCCATGGCGGGGCCGCTGATCGGCATGATGCGCTCCATGGGCGGCGCCATGTTCGGTACGCAGATCGGGCAGGCCGTCGGCGTGCTCGCGGGCGAGGTCGTCGGCTCCACCGACATCGGTCTGCCGCTCGGCCCGGCCGGGAAGGCCGCGCTGCTGCCGCTGAACATCGAGGTGTTCGGCAAGGACCTGGGCGTGCCCAAGGAGGAGGTGCGGCTGTACCTCGCGCTGCGCGAGGCCGCCCACCAGCGCCTGTTCGCGCACGTGCCGTGGCTGCGCTCGCACCTGTTCGGCGCCGTCGAGGGCTACGCCCGCGGCATCAAGGTCGACACGGCGAAGCTGGAGGACGTGGTCGGCCAGTTCGACCCGCAGAACCCTGAGGAGTTGCAGCAGGCGCTCCAGCAGGGCATGTTCCAGCCGGAGGACACGCCGGAGCAGAAGGCGGCCCTGGCCCGTCTGGAGACGGCGCTGGCGCTCGTCGAGGGCTGGGTAGACGCGGTGGTGCACGCGGCCGCGAAGCCGCGCCTGGCGTCCGCGGACGCGCTGCGCGAGACCCTGCGCCGCCGTCGCGCCTCGGGCGGCCCGGCCGAGCAGACGTTCGCCACGCTGATCGGCCTGGAGCTGCGCCCGCGCCGGCTGCGGGACGCCTCCCGCCTGTGGGCGTCGCTCACGGACGCGCGCGGCGTGGACGGCCGGGACGGCCTGTGGGCACACCCGGACATGCTGCCGACGGCGTCCGACCTGGACGACCCGGACGGCTTCGTGCACCGCGAGCAGCTCGACTTCTCCGAGCTGGACAAGATGCTCGGCGAGGCGGCGGACGGCTCCGCTCCGAAGCCTGACCTGAAGAAGAAGGACGACGGCGCAGCCGAGGGCGACGACGCCGAGTGA